One Companilactobacillus heilongjiangensis genomic window, AGACAACAAATCCTTGATGAAATCGAAAAAATCGACTTTATGCCTGACTGGGGTAAAACTCGTCTTTACAACATGATTCGTGACCGTGGCGACTGGGTAATCTCAAGACAACGTGCTTGGGGTGTTCCACTACCAATTTTCTACGCTGAAAATGGCGACCCAATCATGACTAAAGAAACAATTGACCACGTTGCTGACTTGTTTGGTAAATATGGTTCAAACGTTTGGGCTGAACGTGATGCTAAAGATCTTCTACCAGATGGCTTTACATACCCTGGTAGCCCTAACGGCAAGTTTACTAAGGAAACAGATATCTTGGATGTTTGGTTTGACTCCGGGACAGCTCACTCAGGTGTTGCTAGAACTCGTGATAACTTAGTATTCCCAGCTGACTTGATTCTTGAAGGTTCTGACCAATATCGTGGTTGGTTCAACTCAATGCTAGTAACTTCTGTTGCTGCATATGGCGTTGCTCCTTACAAGGCTATCCTTTCACAAGGATTCACTCTTGATAAAAAGGGCGTTAAGATGAGTAAGTCACTTGGTAATGTTATTGCTCCTAGTGATATCGAAAGACAATTCGGTGCTGAAATCATCCGTCTTTGGGTTGCTTCAGTTGACGCAAGTTCTGATGTTTCCGTTTCAGTTGACTCATTCAAGCAAGTTTCTGAAACATACCGTAAGATTAGAAATACGATTAGATTTATGTTAGCTAATACAACTGACTTTGATCCTAAGACTAACGCCGTTGCTTACAATGATCTTCGTCCAGAAGACAAGTACATCACAGTTAAGTTGAATGATATGGTTAAAGACGTACTCGCTAACTATGACAAGTATGACTTTGCTGATGTTGCTAAATCTGTTGTCAGCTTTATCGTTAATGAAATGTCAACATTCTACTTAGACTTTGCTAAAGATGTTGTTTACATCGATGCCGAAGATTCACATGCTCGTCGTTCAATGCAAACAGTTATCTACAACGTTGTTGTTAAGTTAGCTAAGTTGTTGACACCAATCTTGCCTCACACAATGGAACAAGTTTGGGAATACCTTAAAGAACCAGAAGATTTCGTTCAATTGACAGAAATGCCTAAGGTTGAAGAAATCCCTGATCAAGCAGAAATCGAAAAAGACTGGGCTGTCTTCATGGACTTTAGAGATAACGTCTTGAAGTCACTCGAAGTTGCTCGTACAAATAAGTTAATTGGTAAGTCACTTGAAGCTAAAGTTACTGTTAAGCCAAGTGCTGAATTAAAAGCTGTTCTTAATAAAATCGACAGTAACTTCGGTCAATTATTGATCGTTTCACAATTTGAATTGACAGATTCAGATGTTGCTGATGCTGACAAGTACGAATTAGCTGATGTTCTAGTTGAAAAAGCAGCAGGCGACGTATGTCAAAGATGTCGTATG contains:
- the ileS gene encoding isoleucine--tRNA ligase, translated to MRVKDTLNLGKTKFPMRGSLPTKEAEWQKAWEENKLYERRQKLNEGKPTFELLDGPPFANGDIHMGHALNKISKDIIVRYKSMDGYRAPYVPGWDTHGLPIEQQLAKKGVKRKEMSLSDYRKMCFDFAQGEIKKQMAGFKRLGISADWDHPYITYQPEFEKAEVEVFGEMVDKGYIYRGKKPVYWSPSSESTLAEAEVEYKDVKSPSIFVAFKVRDGKGLVDQDASFIIWTTTPWTMPSNKAICVNPKFIYAEVSADGKKYVVAQERLQYVQEQLGWKDVEVLKTFQGKELEGLTATHPFYDQESPLILGNHVTLDDGTGLVHTAPGFGADDFVVGMKYKLPVFSPIDAQGRFTDEVPEYEGVFYDDANKLIADRMKENGSLLKLSFFTHSYPHDWRTKKPVIFRATPQWFASIDKFRQQILDEIEKIDFMPDWGKTRLYNMIRDRGDWVISRQRAWGVPLPIFYAENGDPIMTKETIDHVADLFGKYGSNVWAERDAKDLLPDGFTYPGSPNGKFTKETDILDVWFDSGTAHSGVARTRDNLVFPADLILEGSDQYRGWFNSMLVTSVAAYGVAPYKAILSQGFTLDKKGVKMSKSLGNVIAPSDIERQFGAEIIRLWVASVDASSDVSVSVDSFKQVSETYRKIRNTIRFMLANTTDFDPKTNAVAYNDLRPEDKYITVKLNDMVKDVLANYDKYDFADVAKSVVSFIVNEMSTFYLDFAKDVVYIDAEDSHARRSMQTVIYNVVVKLAKLLTPILPHTMEQVWEYLKEPEDFVQLTEMPKVEEIPDQAEIEKDWAVFMDFRDNVLKSLEVARTNKLIGKSLEAKVTVKPSAELKAVLNKIDSNFGQLLIVSQFELTDSDVADADKYELADVLVEKAAGDVCQRCRMIKTDVGSDENYPTFCARCAKIVAKEYPETMTDGFDE